ATGACCACTCCCGACAGGATTTTCACGTTTTAACCGACCGCGAAAAAGTACACACTCCGGATAAGTTAAAAATGCGAATGGCACATAAGTCTAATACTTAAATTAGCTTATATACATGCTGCGCGTAAACCTCTTACGTAAGCGAGGGTCACCTTCAATCTTAATACATTTGGAAAAATAACTGGCATTGTAAAATGCCATAGCGGAAAATATAGCAAACGCTTGCCAATTACGGCAATTGAAATCATCGATTAATGCAGAAATATTAACAATGAAAGAAAATGACTACAAGTCAGTTAGTTTTGTTACCTTGGATGAAGAGATTTGTGGTCAAAGAATAGACAATTGGCTAAAAAGGAACTTGAAAGGTGTGCCGACATCGCTCATCTATCGGATCATTCGTAAAGGCGAAATTCGCGTCAATAAAAAGCGAGTTAAACCTGAATATAAGTTACAAGAAGGTGATGTCGTTCGTATTCCGCCTATTAAAATAGATGAAGCCGCAGATAAACCTAAGCAAGTGGGCCAACATATTTTAGATAGTGTAGAAAAAAATATTCTATTTGAAGATGAAAGCTTGATGATTATCAACAAGCCATCTGGGTTAGCTGTGCATGGCGGCTCAGGTTTAAATTTTGGCTTAATTGAAGCTGTACGTAAATTGCGGCCTAATTGCCGTTCGCTTGAATTAGTTCATCGCTTGGACCGAGATACATCTGGGGCTATCGTCATTGCGAAAAAACGCTCGGCATTAAAGTCATTACATGAGCAATTAAGGCATAAAACGGTTGATAAGCGTTACTGGGCGTTGGTCAGAGGGCGTTGGTCCGATAAATTACGTAAAGTAGAAAAGCCTTTGCATAAAAACCAACTGTCTTCGGGAGAACGCTTAGTTAAAGTCGATGCTAAATTGGGTAAACCGAGTTTAACTAAATTTCGTGTATTACAACGCTTTGATCAAGCCACATTAGTTGAAGCTTCGCCTGTGACTGGACGCACGCATCAGATCCGTGTTCATACCGCAGCCAGTGGCCACCCAATAGCTTGCGATGATAAGTATGGTGAAAAAGATTTTGATCAAGTTGTCAAACAGGTTGGTGTGAAGCGTTTATTTTTGCATGCCGCATCGATCAGCTTTTTACACCCTAAAACCGAAACCACACTAAGAGTTGAAGCCCCTCTTGATGATAAGCTCGCGCAGGCTTTAAATAAATTAAAGTAGGAAGCAATTAATGAAATATAAAGTTGTGCTGTTTGATTGGGATGGCACCTTAATGGATTCTATCGCTAAAATTGTCAATGCGGTGCAAGTCGCTGCTGAGCTAAACCAAGTGGTTGTCCCCAGTGTTGATAAAGCTAAATCGATTATTGGCTTATCGTTAGAAACGGCCGTTGAAGTTTTATTTCCTGATTCTACTTTGGCTGTACAGCAACAAATCGGTGCTGACTATAGTCGTACCTATAATAATAGTCAGGTGGCGTCGCCTTTATTTGCGGATGCTCTTGATTGTTTAACCCAACTTAAAGACGCTGGAGCTGTATTAGGTGTTGCGACAGGAAAACGCCGCAGGGGATTGAATAAAGTGCTGGATTCAAGTGGTACTAGGCATTTTTTCTCTGCCAGTCGCTGTGCAGATGAGACAGCTTCTAAGCCTGATCCGCAAATGCTTAATGAAATATTGGCTGAGTTAGACGTGCGTGCCAGTGAGTGTGTTTATATTGGTGATACGGTACATGATTTAGCTATGGCACAAGCTATCAATATGGACCGGATTGGCGTGACTCATGGTGTTGATGATTTTGATGCATTAAATAAGCATAAGCCGGTATTGATTGCCGATAACCTGACTGGCATTGTTAATTATATTTTGCAGCCTTAATTTTTAAGCAAATGGTGTAAAGATCTAAATTGGCGAAAACGGCTGACGAAAGCTTATTAAAGTTTAAGTGCTAATACCCTAAGTACAAGATGCCAATACATCTTTTACTTAGGGAGCTAGGTTTTAATGATCTTTAAAGCATTAAATTTAAAAGTCAGTTAATGGGTTAACGCCAAATTCACGTAATACTTTTGTTAGTGCTATTAAAGGTAAACCCATTAGGGTGTTCGGATCATCACCTCTTAATGCGTTAAATAAGCTAATACCTAAAGCTTCACTTTTAAAACTACCCGCACAATTATATGGTTGTTCCTTATTAAGGTAAGCTTTTATTTCTTCTAGGGATAATTCTCTAAATTCAACTTCAAACGGCACAACTTGGGTTGAAATTAAATCTTTGGCGAGCCATTGCACACTTAAGCCAGTTAAAAACGTGACGGTTTTGCCATTAAGTTGTTGTAATTGTTTAACGGCATTTTCGAAATTTCCCGGTTTGCCAAGAATTTTATTGTCGATAACAGCAACTTGGTCAGAACCTATGACAATCGCGTTTGGCGTATTTTTAGCAACCGCTTGGGCTTTTAGTAAAGCAAGGCGCTCAACTAAGGCTGATGCGCTTTCATTTTCTAATGGTGTTTCATCGACATGTGGCTTCGCGGTATCGAACGGTAACTGTAATTTTTCGAGAATTTGCTTTCGATAGGGAGAAGTAGAAGCAAGAATGATAGATGTTTGACTCATAGGTAGACACTTTTATTTTAAGCAGGAACATAATAGGTTGTGTATTTTCGTTAAATTCGTTTGACTAAACAAGTCCAGATCTATACTATTCGCGCGCTATGCAAAAGGTTAAGATGCCAATTGAGATTGACCCAATAAAAAGTGCGCAAAAACGCTCTGATTATTCTGGTGTTTATCTATTGGAAAATTTAAAACGACTCAATGATATTACTCTCGATAAAAGCGGGGTAGTTGACGTTGAGTTATGTTGCAAGGTTGATGAGCAAGGCTTAACGGTTCTGCTTGTCGATGCTCAAACGGATGTGCTAATAACTTGTGAACGCTGTGGTGGGGAAATGCCCTATCATTTGACTTTTTCTACGGTATTTACACCAGAATCGAAAAAAGTTGATGAAGACTTAGTTCCAGCGGAATATGAAATCGTTGCAGTTGATGAGTTCGGCTTGATCAACTTACGAGATTTGGTTGAAGATGAATTAATTTTATCTTTGCCTAATTTTCCCAAGCACGAAATAGACGATTGTCTTATTTCACAAGATGCGATGAGTTGGGGTGAAATTGACGAACAAGTGTCAACCAAGCCTAACCCGTTTGATGTACTGAAAAAGTTGAAAACTCAAAAAGATTAGGAGTGGGCAATGGCTGTTCAAAAAAGTAAAAAATCTCGTTCAAGACGTGGTATGCGTCGTTCACATGATGCATTAACTGGCGCAACTTTATCTGTAGATGGTACTACAGGTGAAACGCACCGTCGTCACCACGTAAGTGCTGATGGTTTCTACAAAGGTAAAAAAGTAATCTCTAACTAAGAGTTACTGCCTTGGTCAATCTAACGATCGCGTTAGATGCTATGGGAGGCGATAATGGGCCTCCCGTAACCATTCCCGCTGCCATTGAAGCCCTTGCGGCTAATAAAAGTCTAAAGTTTCTGGTATTTGGTGATCAATACCAAATCAATCCGTTTATCCAAAACACGCCCAAATCAGTATTAGACCGTCTTGAAATAATTCATTGTACCCAATCTGTATCAATGGATGAAAAGCCGTCTTTGGCTCTGCGTCAAAAACCAGAATCTTCAATGCGCTTGGCGCTTGAGGCCGTTAAAAATGGTGAGGCACAAGCCTGTGTCAGTGCTGGCAATACTGGTGCGCTAATAACAATTGCTTATTATGTGCTAAAAATGTTGCCAGGTATCAGCCGCCCAGCCTTAGTGACTGCAATGCCTTCTTTGTCTGGCCATAAAACCTACTTGCTTGATTTAGGTGCCAATGTTGATGTAGATGAATTGACTTTGCATCAATTCGCCTTAATGGGCAGTGTATTAGCGGAAGCAAAAGGTACGCCCAATCACACCAAGCCTCGAGTGGGTTTGTTAAATGTCGGCGAGGAAGAAATTAAAGGCTCTAGTAAAATTAAACGTGCGGCTAAATTAATTAATGACGATGATGAAATTAATTATGTTGGTTACGTAGAGGGTAATGATATTTTTACTGAGCGAGCCGATGTCGTGGTTTGTGATGGATATGTCGGGAACGTGTCACTAAAAGCCTGTGAAGGTATCGCTAAACTAGTTGTCGAGAGCATTAAAGAAGCTGTTGGCAAAAGCTGGGTAAGTAAGTTATTAGCATTTCTCGCTTTACCTACGCTGAAAAAAATGTATAAAAGGGTCAACCCCGATCAATACAATGGGGCAAGTTTGCTCGGATTACGCGGAATTGTCATTAAAAGTCACGGTAATGCATCGAAAGATGGCTTTAAATACGCCATTGTTGAAGCCGTGAATGAAATAGAGCATAAGGTGCCAGAAGCAATTGGTCACCGTATTGCAGCTTTAAACGAAAGGTCTTAAGTTCGTTATGTATTCAAGAATTACAGGTACAGGTAGTTATTTTCCTTCTCAAGTACGCACCAATGCAGATTTAGAACAAATGGTTGATACCAGCCACGAATGGATAATCGAAAGAACCGGTATTTCTGAACGCCGTATTGCGGCACCCGACGAAAATGTCGCGACTATGGGCGCCGAAGCGGCTAAAAAAGCGTTAGAAGCCGCTAATCTTGACATTAGTGATATCGATTTAATCATTTGTGCTACGACAAGTTGGGAAAAAGCGTTTCCTAGTGCGGCTTGTGAAATTCAAAAAATATTAGGTGCGCCAGGTGTGGCGGCTTTTGACGTCGCTGCGGCGTGCTCAGGTTTTTGCTATGCAATTGGTGTTGCCGATAAATTTATAAAATCGGGTACGAATAAACGCATACTAGTGATAGGTACAGATACCCTTTCACGTGTTGTTGATCCGACCGATAGAACAACCATTATTTTATTTGGTGACGCAGCGGGTGCTTGTGTATTAGAAGCCGATGAAGAAACGGGTATTTTATCGACCCACCTACACGCAGATGGCAACTATGGCGAGTTGTTAACGGCGGGTATTCCAACTCGAGGCGAAGAAGAAACCGTTCACAGTTCTTGGGGTTATATGAAAGGCAACGAAGTATTTAAAGTTGCTGTCACCAAGCTAAGTGAGATTTGCGAGCAAACATTAGCGGCTAATAATCTACAAAAAGAAGATATTGATTGGTTAGTTCCGCATCAAGCGAATTTACGTATTATTAAAGCGACCGCTAAAAAATTAAATATGACCATGGATCGTGTCATTGTGACCTTACCTAAACACGGTAACACCTCCGCAGCTTCTGTTATAACTGCATTGGATGAAGGCATTCGCGACGGTCGAATTCAAAAAGGTCAAACCATTCTTATTGAAGCCTTTGGCGCAGGATTTGCGTGGGCATCAGCCTTACTTAAATATTAAGCTCTGTTAGCAGAGCTTCTATCTAGTTAACGAAGAAGAAATTATGTCAGATAATAACATTGCATTTGTGTTTCCTGGTCAGGGTTCACAAACCGTTGGTATGCTTGCCGACTTATACCAAGAATACGATGTCGTTAAGCAAACCTTTGCTAAAGCCAGTGATGCCTTAGGCTATGACCTTTGGGCGTTAGTTGCTGAAGGTCCGGCGGAAGAGTTAAATAAAACACATATCACGCAACCTGCGTTATTAACTGCCAGTATCGCTATTTTTGAGGTGTTGCGTGAAAAAGGCGTGGCCCAGCCTGCTTTAATTGCGGGGCATAGTCTTGGCGAATACTCTGCTTTAGTGGCAGCGCAAGTGATTAAATTTGAAGATGCAGTCAAACTAGTTGAATTACGTGGCCAATTAATGCAAGAAGCCGTTCCTGCTGGAACTGGCGCTATGTATGCCATTATTGGTTTAGCAGATGATAAAGTCAAAGCTGCGTGTGAAGAAGCTGCGCAAGGCGAGGTTGTATCTGCGGTTAACTTTAATTCTCCTGGTCAAGTCGTTATCGCGGGACAAAAAGAAGCGGTAGAACGAGCCGGTGCTTTATGTAAAGAAGCGGGTGCAAAACGCGCATTGCCTTTACCTGTAAGCGTGCCTTCTCATTGTGCTTTAATGAAACCAGCCGCAGATAAACTAGCTGAGAAGTTAGCTGAAATTGAATTTTCTAACCCAAGCTTGTCAGTCATCAATAATGTTGATGTGGCAATCGAAACAGAAGGCGATGCTATTCGTGATGCCTTAGTTCGTCAGCTTTATTGCCCAGTTCGCTGGACAGAAAGTGTTGAGCAACTCGCGGCTCAAGGTATTAGCCAATTAGTTGAAGTGGGCCCAGGTAAAGTATTAGCGGGTTTAACAAAACGTATTAATAAATCATTATCTGCAACATCGGTTAACGATATTGCATCAATCGAATCTTTCATTAGTGAGTAATATCATGTTTGGAAACTTAGAAGGACAAGTCGCTTTAGTCACTGGCGCAAGTCGTGGTATTGGTAAAGAAATCGCACTTAAATTAGTTGCAGCCGGAGCAACAGTGGTTGGCACGGCAACAAGTGACAATGGTGCTGCTGCTATCAGTGATTATTTAGGTGAAAACGGTAAAGGCTTAAAACTGAATGTAACCGATGCTGACAGCATTGCTGAAACATTTGATGCAATTAAAGAAGCTTACGGTGTCGTTGATATTTTAGTTAATAACGCGGGTATTACGCGCGATAACTTAATGATGCGCATGAAGGATGACGAGTGGGATTCAATTATCGACACGAATTTATCTTCTATTTTCCGCATTTCAAAAACTGCTTTACGTCCTATGATGAAAAAGCGCTACGGTCGTATCATCAATATAGGCTCAGTTGTTGGTTCAACGGGGAACCCTGGTCAAGCTAACTATTGTGCGGCGAAAGCTGGTGTTATTGGTTTTTCTAAAGCTTTAGCAAAAGAAGTGGCTTCTCGTGGTATTACAGTTAACACGGTTGCTCCAGGTTTTATCGACACTGATATGACAAAAGCGCTAAATGATGAGCAAAAAGAAGCTATCTTCGGTAATATCCCAGCTGCACGTTTGGGCCAACCAGAAGAGATTGCTTCAGCTGTATTATTCTTAGCGTCAAAAGAAGCTGGTTATATTACAGGTGAAACTATCCATGTAAATGGTGGTATGCACATGGCATAAGGCTATAAAGCCTATGTCCGCACGCACGTAATGGTTATTTATTAACCTACTTTTGCTTAACTGCGTTAAACAGCGCAGTTAATGCTTGAAATGCCGCTAATAAGGGCTATTATGTGCGTAATTTTAATTTGCACACTCAAAACTTGACACTATAAGTGCGTCAAAGATTGTTGAACTGAGCAATAAGAATACAGGTTTGACCAGAAGCAATTTAATAATTTTAACTTGCTACTGATTCAGCCAATCAAATAAACTATCAGCAATTAAAATTGCGTATTTTCTAAGGGAAACCTACTTATGAGTTCTATCGAAGAAAGAGTTAAAAAAATTATCGTTGAGCAATTGGGCGTTAAAGAAGAAGACGTTCGTAACGAAGCATCATTTGTTGACGATTTAGGTGCAGATTCTTTGGATACAGTTGAGCTAGTTATGGCTCTTGAAGAAGAATTCGACACAGAAATCCCTGATGAAGAAGCGGAAAAAATTACTACGGTTCAATCAGCAATTGATTACGTAGACGCGAACAAAGAATAAGATTCTTTATGGGCGGTTCTTCACCGCCCTTTTCATATCCATATAGATAAAGCAAAAACCCATCTGTTTTTCTCCATTCGGAGGCAAGAAAAGTGTCTAAACGTCGTGTAGTCGTCACTGGTCTAGGTATGTTATCGCCTGTTGGTAACTCAGTAGACGAATCATGGAAATCATTATTGGCAGGTCAAAGTGGTATTCAAACCATTGATACTTTTGACGTGTCTAGCTTTGCAACCAAAATCAGCGGTCTAGTAAAAGGTTTTGATATAGAAGAATATCTGCCTAAAAAAGAAGCCAAAAAAATGGATGTTTTCATCCAGTATGGCGTTGCCGCGGGTATGCAGGCGTTTAAAGATTCAGGTATCGAAGTCACCAGCGACAATGCACATCGCATTGGTGCTAGCGTTGGCTCTGGTATTGGTGGTTTAACCTTAATTGAAGAAAACCACAGTAAATTATTAAAAAGCGGCCCGAAACGCATGTCGCCTTTCTTCGTGCCATCGACCATTATTAATATGATCTCAGGTCATTTGTCGATTATGTACAACTTGCAAGGGCCGAATATTGCTATTACAACCGCTTGTACCACAGGTGTTCATTGTATTGGTCATGCTGCGCGTATGATCGCGTATGGTGATGCTGATGCCATGTTAGCAGGTGGTGCAGAAGCCGCTACGACTCCACTTGGTTTAGGTGGTTTTGCTGCTGCTCGTGCACTTTCATCACGAAATGATGATCCAACTCGTGCTAGCCGTCCTTGGGACAAAGACCGTGATGGTTTTGTCATGGGTGATGGTGCGGGTGTTGTTATGCTTGAAGAGTATGAGCATGCCAAGGCACGTGGTGCAAAAATTTATGCTGAGCTAGTTGGCTTTGGTATGAGTGGTGATGCCAATCATATTACGTCTCCGCCGGATGATGGTCGTGGTGCTCAAGCTGCAATGGCTAATGCCATTCGCGATGCAGGTGTTGAACTAGAAGCGATTGATTATATCAATGCCCACGGTACATCAACTCCAGTTGGCGATAAAGCAGAAACAGCGGCTGTGAAAAACTTATTTGGCGATCACGCATACAAGTTAGCGGTTAGCTCGACTAAATCGATGACAGGCCATTTGCTTGGTGCAGCCGGTGCCATTGAAGCGATTATCACGGTTAAAGCAGTACAAGATGGCGCTATTCCGCCAACAATTAACCTAGATAATCCAGATGAGGGCTGTGATTTGGATTATGTGCCGCACGAAGCACGCCAATTAAATATGGAGCTTGCGCTTTGTAATTCATTTGGTTTTGGTGGAACTAACGGTTCACTTCTATTTAAAAAAGTTTAAATCCAAACGCTTTTTAGT
This genomic window from Saccharobesus litoralis contains:
- the rluC gene encoding 23S rRNA pseudouridine(955/2504/2580) synthase RluC, whose translation is MKENDYKSVSFVTLDEEICGQRIDNWLKRNLKGVPTSLIYRIIRKGEIRVNKKRVKPEYKLQEGDVVRIPPIKIDEAADKPKQVGQHILDSVEKNILFEDESLMIINKPSGLAVHGGSGLNFGLIEAVRKLRPNCRSLELVHRLDRDTSGAIVIAKKRSALKSLHEQLRHKTVDKRYWALVRGRWSDKLRKVEKPLHKNQLSSGERLVKVDAKLGKPSLTKFRVLQRFDQATLVEASPVTGRTHQIRVHTAASGHPIACDDKYGEKDFDQVVKQVGVKRLFLHAASISFLHPKTETTLRVEAPLDDKLAQALNKLK
- a CDS encoding HAD-IA family hydrolase — protein: MKYKVVLFDWDGTLMDSIAKIVNAVQVAAELNQVVVPSVDKAKSIIGLSLETAVEVLFPDSTLAVQQQIGADYSRTYNNSQVASPLFADALDCLTQLKDAGAVLGVATGKRRRGLNKVLDSSGTRHFFSASRCADETASKPDPQMLNEILAELDVRASECVYIGDTVHDLAMAQAINMDRIGVTHGVDDFDALNKHKPVLIADNLTGIVNYILQP
- a CDS encoding Maf family protein; this translates as MSQTSIILASTSPYRKQILEKLQLPFDTAKPHVDETPLENESASALVERLALLKAQAVAKNTPNAIVIGSDQVAVIDNKILGKPGNFENAVKQLQQLNGKTVTFLTGLSVQWLAKDLISTQVVPFEVEFRELSLEEIKAYLNKEQPYNCAGSFKSEALGISLFNALRGDDPNTLMGLPLIALTKVLREFGVNPLTDF
- the yceD gene encoding 23S rRNA accumulation protein YceD, which encodes MQKVKMPIEIDPIKSAQKRSDYSGVYLLENLKRLNDITLDKSGVVDVELCCKVDEQGLTVLLVDAQTDVLITCERCGGEMPYHLTFSTVFTPESKKVDEDLVPAEYEIVAVDEFGLINLRDLVEDELILSLPNFPKHEIDDCLISQDAMSWGEIDEQVSTKPNPFDVLKKLKTQKD
- the rpmF gene encoding 50S ribosomal protein L32 is translated as MAVQKSKKSRSRRGMRRSHDALTGATLSVDGTTGETHRRHHVSADGFYKGKKVISN
- the plsX gene encoding phosphate acyltransferase PlsX, whose translation is MVNLTIALDAMGGDNGPPVTIPAAIEALAANKSLKFLVFGDQYQINPFIQNTPKSVLDRLEIIHCTQSVSMDEKPSLALRQKPESSMRLALEAVKNGEAQACVSAGNTGALITIAYYVLKMLPGISRPALVTAMPSLSGHKTYLLDLGANVDVDELTLHQFALMGSVLAEAKGTPNHTKPRVGLLNVGEEEIKGSSKIKRAAKLINDDDEINYVGYVEGNDIFTERADVVVCDGYVGNVSLKACEGIAKLVVESIKEAVGKSWVSKLLAFLALPTLKKMYKRVNPDQYNGASLLGLRGIVIKSHGNASKDGFKYAIVEAVNEIEHKVPEAIGHRIAALNERS
- a CDS encoding beta-ketoacyl-ACP synthase III; amino-acid sequence: MYSRITGTGSYFPSQVRTNADLEQMVDTSHEWIIERTGISERRIAAPDENVATMGAEAAKKALEAANLDISDIDLIICATTSWEKAFPSAACEIQKILGAPGVAAFDVAAACSGFCYAIGVADKFIKSGTNKRILVIGTDTLSRVVDPTDRTTIILFGDAAGACVLEADEETGILSTHLHADGNYGELLTAGIPTRGEEETVHSSWGYMKGNEVFKVAVTKLSEICEQTLAANNLQKEDIDWLVPHQANLRIIKATAKKLNMTMDRVIVTLPKHGNTSAASVITALDEGIRDGRIQKGQTILIEAFGAGFAWASALLKY
- the fabD gene encoding ACP S-malonyltransferase — its product is MSDNNIAFVFPGQGSQTVGMLADLYQEYDVVKQTFAKASDALGYDLWALVAEGPAEELNKTHITQPALLTASIAIFEVLREKGVAQPALIAGHSLGEYSALVAAQVIKFEDAVKLVELRGQLMQEAVPAGTGAMYAIIGLADDKVKAACEEAAQGEVVSAVNFNSPGQVVIAGQKEAVERAGALCKEAGAKRALPLPVSVPSHCALMKPAADKLAEKLAEIEFSNPSLSVINNVDVAIETEGDAIRDALVRQLYCPVRWTESVEQLAAQGISQLVEVGPGKVLAGLTKRINKSLSATSVNDIASIESFISE
- the fabG gene encoding 3-oxoacyl-ACP reductase FabG, whose protein sequence is MFGNLEGQVALVTGASRGIGKEIALKLVAAGATVVGTATSDNGAAAISDYLGENGKGLKLNVTDADSIAETFDAIKEAYGVVDILVNNAGITRDNLMMRMKDDEWDSIIDTNLSSIFRISKTALRPMMKKRYGRIINIGSVVGSTGNPGQANYCAAKAGVIGFSKALAKEVASRGITVNTVAPGFIDTDMTKALNDEQKEAIFGNIPAARLGQPEEIASAVLFLASKEAGYITGETIHVNGGMHMA
- the acpP gene encoding acyl carrier protein, encoding MSSIEERVKKIIVEQLGVKEEDVRNEASFVDDLGADSLDTVELVMALEEEFDTEIPDEEAEKITTVQSAIDYVDANKE
- the fabF gene encoding beta-ketoacyl-ACP synthase II; protein product: MSKRRVVVTGLGMLSPVGNSVDESWKSLLAGQSGIQTIDTFDVSSFATKISGLVKGFDIEEYLPKKEAKKMDVFIQYGVAAGMQAFKDSGIEVTSDNAHRIGASVGSGIGGLTLIEENHSKLLKSGPKRMSPFFVPSTIINMISGHLSIMYNLQGPNIAITTACTTGVHCIGHAARMIAYGDADAMLAGGAEAATTPLGLGGFAAARALSSRNDDPTRASRPWDKDRDGFVMGDGAGVVMLEEYEHAKARGAKIYAELVGFGMSGDANHITSPPDDGRGAQAAMANAIRDAGVELEAIDYINAHGTSTPVGDKAETAAVKNLFGDHAYKLAVSSTKSMTGHLLGAAGAIEAIITVKAVQDGAIPPTINLDNPDEGCDLDYVPHEARQLNMELALCNSFGFGGTNGSLLFKKV